A DNA window from Setaria viridis chromosome 2, Setaria_viridis_v4.0, whole genome shotgun sequence contains the following coding sequences:
- the LOC117844907 gene encoding uncharacterized protein, with the protein MGYTYTPTYYSGLQDTIASLCKSIIPSFRVGRRLTADQAAARRHAEQLKWQQESFHRILHLSALHREGIVPASDVAAFRGPMLAALVAPPPPQHPEQPAVLRDKLLFLQELLYSKCISAAEYNASKAPLVQRLAALGVVVDCPDAEASAEEWSEIDLQDPPPPASAAASDKPKHKAFITPWKSRSKKEQDANGASRPPLAPVDQNNARKASVLMAESSPSQAVPSSGKAEKGKRRHLAAMFSSGGNGCENKDPAAEEGTDEKETVKGKKKSSWGFDGLKKWKKAGCSSGDAAAIGEQPERALPRSSYSECRLEASPMAASGPDAKRAKTKLHTATGDDSASELLHDKVLVENTKKELSRIQAELSSTNRNLSFSDQQIEAISTKLPVDKSELKPFFPKAWCDQHGDGVITAAKKEFKEHVEEMEKQRDISDSEGWATFDDINLDDNFNPRAFAQHQSDSEAKGNKVNESLTSSFTNPFYNDKNPFLNTNYD; encoded by the exons ATGGGGTACACGTACACGCCGACGTACTACTCGGGCCTGCAGGACACCATCGCGTCCCTGTGCAAGTCCATCATCCCCTCCTTCCGCGTCGGGCGCCGCCTCACCGCCGACcaggccgccgcgcgccgccacgcGGAGCAGCTCAAGTGGCAGCAGGAGTCCTTCCACCGCATCCTCCACCTCTCCGCGCTCCACCGCGAGGGCATCGTCCCGGCCTCCGACGTCGCCGCCTTCCGCGGCCccatgctcgccgcgctcgtcgcgccgccgccgccgcagcacccgGAGCAGCCCGCCGTGCTCCGCGACaagctcctcttcctccaggAGCTCCTCTACTCCAAGTGCATCTCGGCCGCGGAGTACAACGCCTCCAAGGCGCCCCTCGTGCAgcgcctcgccgcgctcggcgTCGTCGTTGACTGCCCCGACGCGGAGGCCTCTGCCGAGGAGTGGTCGGAGATCGACCTCCAGGACCCACCTCCccccgcctccgcggcggcttCCGACAAGCCGAAGCACAAGGCCTTCATCACGCCGTGGAAGAGCAGATCCAAGAAGGAGCAGGACGCGAACGGCGCGTCAAGGCCGCCGCTGGCCCCGGTGGACCAGAACAACGCCAGGAAAGCGTCGGTGCTCATGGCCGAGAGCTCACCGTCCCAAGCCGTGCCGTCCTCCGGGAAGGCCgagaaggggaagaggaggcaTCTGGCAGCGATGTTCAGCAGCGGCGGAAATGGCTGCGAGAACAAGGACCCTGCGGCGGAGGAAGGGACCGATGAGAAGGAGACGGTGAAAGGCAAGAAGAAGAGCTCGTGGGGCTTCGATGGGCTCAAGAAGTGGAAGAAAGCTGGCTGTAGCAGCGGCGATGCGGCAGCCATCGGTGAGCAGCCGGAGCGTGCTCTGCCACGGTCATCGTACAGCGAGTGCCGGCTCGAGGCGAGCCCCATGGCTGCCTCTGGCCCGGATGCCAAGAGGGCCAAGACGAAGCTGCACACGGCGACGGGTGATGACTCTGCTTCCGAGTTGTTGCATGACAAG GTTCTGGTGGAGAACACAAAGAAGGAGCTCTCAAGGATTCAGGCTGAGCTATCATCTACAAATCGGAACTTGAGCTTCTC GGATCAGCAAATTGAGGCCATCTCTACAAAGCTTCCAGTGGACAAGTCAGAGCTCAAGCCCTTTTTCCCAAA GGCATGGTGTGATCAGCATGGGGACGGCGTGATCACTGCTGCAAAGAAAGAGTTCAAGGAACATGTCGAAGAGATGGAGAAGCAGAGGGACATCAGTGACAGTGAGGGCTGGGCTACATTTGACGACATCAACCTTGATGACAACTTCAACCCCAGGGCCTTCGCTCAACATCAGTCAGACTCGGAGGCGAAGGGGAACAAAGTCAATGAGAGCCTGACCAGCAGTTTCACGAACCCATTCTACAACGACAAGAACCCGTTCTTGAACACAAACTACGACTGA
- the LOC117844908 gene encoding uncharacterized protein At2g39795, mitochondrial translates to MARAILRRALSLSAAVAASAHATPRVAAAFASTSSSATVVSLRSPLDDRLHRLLRSEITYIAERRPPYPPPTSFKSFAVEDRPGEQWVRLRAARRGPEAEEVKVEATMFDGAAEPLPEDAPLFHRVESLERGPRLHLSLIVEVTRADRVLGFICSAWPDELAVRHVLTLRAGGGAASSDGARGGRNFEKLGAGEREAVTRFLKEREVDGELAEFLHDYMVNKEKMELLRWLKTVESFLDK, encoded by the exons ATGGCGCGCGccatcctccgccgcgcgctctctctctccgccgccgtggccgcctccgcccacgCAACCCCCCGGGTCGCCGCTGCTTTCGCTTCCACATCCTCCTCGGCCACCGTCGTTTCGCTGCGCTCACCCCTCGACGACCGCCttcaccgcctcctccgctccgAGATCACCTACATCGCAGAGCGCCGCCCTCCCTACCCG CCGCCGACGAGCTTCAAGTCCTTCGCCGTGGAGGACCGCCCGGGGGAGCAGTGGGtgcgcctccgcgccgcgcgccgcggccccGAAGCCGAGGAGGTGAAGGTCGAGGCCACCATGTTCGACGGCGCCGCGGAGCCGCTCCCTGAGGACGCGCCCCTCTTCCACCGCGTGGAGTCGCTCGAGCGCGGCCCGCGCCTCCATCTCAGCCTCATCGTCGAGGTCACCCGGGCCGACCGCGTCCTCGGCTTCATCTGCTCCGCCTGGCCCGACGAACTCGCCGTCCGCCACGTTCTCACCCTcagggctggcggcggcgccgccagcaGTGATGGTGCGCGTGGTGGACGCAATTTCGA GAAGCTGGGTGCTGGGGAGAGGGAAGCGGTGACTAGGTTCTtgaaggagagggaggtggacGGGGAGCTCGCTGAATTCTTGCACGACTACATGGTGAACAAGGAGAAGATGGAGCTGCTCCGATGGTTGAAGACTGTCGAATCATTCCTTGACAAGTAG